A region from the Clostridium beijerinckii genome encodes:
- the lysA gene encoding diaminopimelate decarboxylase, whose protein sequence is MKLFGTMKAQGNELVIGGISAKDLVKEYGSPLYVFDEELIREYCRDYREYFKCKENNNRVAFAGKAFLTIQMCKLLKEEEMNLDVVSGGELYTAHKAGFPLEKVMFHGNNKTIDEIELGIKLGVGNFVVDNYYEMDALNDIAKEYNKVQDIYLRITPGIEAHTHDYIKTGQIDSKFGFAPVGTVIEDAIKKAISLSNINLAGIHCHIGSQIFDLEPYEDAVEIMLELVRNTKENFGYLIKEVDFGGGFGIYYTSIDEPRTTEEYCNTIINKVDEVCARTGQERPIITIEPGRSIVANAGITLYTVGSVKEIPNVRKYVSVDGGMTDNIRPALYNAEYECILANRIEGVSEEIITIAGKCCESGDILLENVKLPEVKSGDILAIMTTGAYGYSMASNYNKIPKPAVVMVKDNEARLICKRESYEDLLKNELI, encoded by the coding sequence ATGAAATTATTTGGAACAATGAAAGCACAAGGTAACGAGTTAGTAATCGGGGGAATTAGTGCTAAGGATTTAGTAAAAGAATATGGTAGTCCATTATATGTATTTGATGAAGAGTTAATAAGAGAATATTGCAGAGATTATAGAGAATATTTTAAATGTAAAGAAAATAATAATAGAGTTGCTTTTGCAGGAAAAGCATTTTTAACTATTCAAATGTGTAAATTACTAAAAGAAGAGGAAATGAATTTAGACGTTGTCTCTGGTGGAGAATTATATACTGCACATAAGGCAGGTTTTCCACTTGAAAAAGTAATGTTTCATGGAAATAATAAAACTATAGATGAAATTGAACTAGGAATTAAATTAGGTGTAGGGAATTTTGTTGTAGATAATTACTATGAAATGGATGCATTAAATGACATAGCTAAGGAATATAATAAAGTGCAAGATATTTATTTGAGAATAACACCAGGCATTGAAGCACATACTCATGATTATATAAAAACAGGACAAATAGATTCTAAATTTGGTTTTGCACCAGTTGGGACTGTTATAGAAGATGCTATTAAAAAAGCTATAAGTTTAAGCAATATAAATCTTGCAGGAATACATTGTCATATAGGATCACAAATTTTTGACTTGGAACCATATGAAGATGCTGTTGAAATAATGTTGGAACTTGTAAGAAATACTAAAGAAAATTTCGGGTATTTAATAAAAGAAGTAGATTTTGGTGGCGGATTTGGAATATATTATACTAGCATAGATGAGCCAAGAACAACTGAAGAATATTGCAATACAATAATCAATAAAGTTGATGAGGTTTGTGCAAGAACTGGTCAAGAAAGACCAATAATTACAATAGAACCAGGAAGAAGTATTGTAGCTAATGCTGGAATTACTTTATATACTGTAGGTTCAGTTAAGGAAATTCCAAATGTCAGAAAATATGTTTCGGTAGATGGTGGAATGACTGATAATATAAGACCAGCTCTTTATAATGCAGAATATGAGTGCATTCTTGCAAATAGAATTGAAGGCGTTTCAGAAGAGATTATAACAATAGCAGGAAAGTGTTGTGAATCAGGGGATATATTATTAGAAAATGTTAAGCTTCCAGAAGTTAAAAGTGGAGATATATTGGCTATAATGACTACGGGAGCTTATGGTTATTCCATGGCAAGTAATTACAATAAAATACCAAAACCAGCAGTGGTTATGGTTAAGGACAATGAAGCAAGGCTTATCTGTAAAAGAGAATCTTATGAAGATTTATTGAAGAATGAACTAATATAG